Part of the Leptodactylus fuscus isolate aLepFus1 chromosome 6, aLepFus1.hap2, whole genome shotgun sequence genome, gtcccagattcaactcatcgGCATTCAGAGAAGAAGCCAAAAAGTTGAATAcgatggtgaagcaggagcagtCCAGAGACAGCACTTGCTTCACCACTGTTTCCCTCCCTATGCTCTGGCCTCAGGAGCTGTAGGCAcggtgtgatgacatcacttacatcgtgcctgcagctccctgaacagtccAGGAGAAGAGAGAACAGcagaggagcgaggagaggggaggagcagtgaTTTTATCATGTTAAAGTTTTGGGATAATAGACTGAGGGACACAaacggggacattaaactggtaaaaggggaaattaaactggtggcagatgaagggggacattaaactagcggaagatgtaggggggcattaaattgatggcagatgaagggggataattaagctggtggcagataaaggggcATTAatatggtggcagatgaagggatacattaaattggtggtagatgaagggggacattaagctaatGGCAAATGAAGGTGGCATTAAGGTAGTGGTAGATGAACGGGGAAATTAACCTGTTGTAGATGAAGGGGAAACAATAAATTGGTGGAAGAtgaaggaggatattaaactgggtaCAGATGGAGTAGCTGATATTaaaatgtggggggggggcaaatggagggctCATTCAACTGGGGGgcaactacaggaggacattaaaccaatggggtagttggagggggaaatGTCTGCTTCTTGTtttctcccagtttaatgtccccctccacctttccccagtttaatgtctccctctatttgccccccagtttaaactggggaacaAGGAGatggacttcatactgtggggaaaATGGagtggaacattataatgtggggacatataatgttagggtgtctGTAGGagctttatactatgtggtggcacaaagaaaaataggtgagaatgggtggagtcaacatagaagtggtcagagataaatttgccatggcgcgctaTACGtgatttggtgggcggggtttcatatgcaaagccatactgcaTACTACCTACAGTTTAGCCTCGCCCCCTatattagcgtgtagctccacccaccacatagcgtgatcctatgggacgactgaagggcctgtgatgtcatcaaaggtcttataacacttggatttagcttgttctatatagagtcggctaaatcatTGTGGGCtaaggatttagactgctttatataagaaagcagcactcatttcccccctcctttatctgagagcacgAAGCTAGGccacatgtgtggtgtagacacaggaacagcgacagacacaggctcgctcccgtgaacttagccccccctccctcccctctgagagcaggcagtcacttgacatttgagcagataatcccaagagcCAAAGAAactcagtgtcaacaatgaagtgaataaattaagatagcggacaaacaaagcagtttttctgaagcagagtatttaggaaaagtcttaaatccacattaacaagcagtatagataggatccttgttatgggacaacccctttaaggaatgtcAAGATGTGCATTTCGATACATTAGGGGCACCAGTGTTATATTCAGCTGCAGTTTGCTTGACTGCACTTGATTTTTGTCAGAATAACTGTAGATCTAATCTCTTCCTCTGACCCCCTTAAGTTTACATCTACAGAATCCCCTATCGCTGAATCAGGATGGGTCAACATTCCATTTGGAGTTTCCGTCCCTTAGcccacttaaaaaatgcagagagaagagtcctgcaagcagtacttttctctacacatttttcACCCTGTTCAGAATGAAACCGGGTggaaaccactttttaagcggattagattTACGTTTGGGGGAGGGTCCCAagtggacccccgaacagaaacccgaatgcaggtgtgagccCAGCGTCACATCAATCTCAGTATACTCTCAATACCATTATGGTAGAAAACCATTTAAGGACTGGCCCCATCTGATCTAGAAATTGATCTATACTGAAATTGATTAAcagaaaattggattttttttcggTTTTAAGGTGAAGTGACCAATCAGTGTACACTAActacaataccaggcacaaccacaatttaatgtatggcactgtgcttagtATGTCATAAAGAGGCCACAGTGTTTTTTAAATGATGATTGCAAACTGCTGATTGATAGGGTGATGGACCCCATGCTTAAAATGATTGGGGAGAGGGCCTAAGGACATCAATATCATCATTCTAGAAAACATGTTTACATTACTAAAATAATGCTTTGTGTTCTGGGATGAAAATCACTGAGTTAGGCCTCCTTCACACAATCATCAGTGAAAACAGCATGGCTGATACATGtattggtatccctgtgtcatgtacggttttcactgacccatacaatcAAATAATTTGAGAGCCATACTtacggacaggtataggacctgctccataacttGCGAACCTCCAATGCGGACCAAACACATAGTCGCAAAACTATGCCCATAGAAACGCATGTGTTTGTACTTTGATCCGTAATTGTGGATCTGCAATTACAGATCAAAAATAcactcatgtgcatgaggccttattgtTTAAAGAATCTTAGGATGATCTTGAGATGAATGGTTTAATATTCTACTTTCTATCAACAGGTTTGGCTGGCCTTGATGCAAAATCCAGTGGGAGAATGGGCACACGTGCCATGGTCTATTATATGTCCACTACCGTCCTGGCTGCTCTGCTTGGAGTCATACTTGTTCTATCCATTCACCCTGGCAACCCCAAACTGAAAAAGCAAGTCAGCATAACAACTAAAAATGAAGAAGTGTCCAGTATTGATGCATTTCTGGACCTCATCCGTAACCTATTTCCTGAGAACTTAGTCCAGGCATGTTTTCAACAGGTATGGTATATTTCAGATGCATTTTCCATGGTTAAACCATTGGGTATGGTTGTATGATTTCCATTACTCTGTGTCATGATGATTTCTCATATAAGTCACACATTCGATATCTAAAATACAGAACTACTACTGCATGGGTGCATCTCCCACAGTGATCTCCCACATGAGCAGGGCCAGATTAAAGGTGCCATGGGCCCTGTTTGGACAGTGCGGCCCCCACCATTCACgccaaagatccctgtgacagaaAAATGGcccatagctgcccctccacgcagtattatgtaccatatggACCCctattgaatctgtgcagggtacaatgaaatctcaagactatcaagggattctagagagaaatgtactgcccagtgtcagaaagtttggtctcagtcgcaggtcatgggtcctgcaacaggataatgacaattATTGTCTTGAAGTCACAGCCCCCCCTCTTTATTCCatccttagactaaggccccatgtagtctGCTACagtcaaaaaagtgctgcaaaaaaaaaaagaagtttctcCCTGCGGGCttcctgcttctattatacctgtatggctaacaccagcatttccttaggtataatggacatgctgtgatttacaaaaacatgacaATATTTGAAATTGctgcatttccactgcggatatttttctgcaatgtgtggctgggattagccagaatcccatccactttacaggtactgtaaaccGCCACGGCCAATTTGCGGCATTTATGCTACGTAGGACCCTGCTCTTACTTAAGTTTCCAGGGTTGATCTTTGACAACGGTGAAAGGAGTTCCATAGGGAAACAAATGAAAATGCTCACATACCCAGATAACTGCCAGATCTCCTTTTCAGGTTAAGAgtatttattttctgtattttttaggCCTTTACTGGCATGTGAAATGATGAACAGATCTGGCTTATTGGCTTTGTATTGTATCAGGATTTCTCCTAGCTGAAATTACATCTACAATTAGTTTGATGCGTAAAGTTAGAACAAAaaaatgccatgttttttttttgtttttttgttttttgtttttgaatagTATCCAAAGTGGTTTGACATTTTGTAGACCATTTAAACTCACATCCTTGTTTTGTGAGGTTCCTCAAAGGTGTACTGATTGCTGTAAAGTTTTCAATGTATTTAGAGCTATAACTGGATATTCTAGAAAGGGAACAAACATCACAGACTGTGAAACGGAAGCCATTTTTATCACCCTTACTTTATTCGGTCCAGGTTGTATTCCAGCTGTAGACAAATATGGCCATAGAACACCAAGGAAATTTTGTTAAATTCATATTTCTTCTTGTTTATGTGAGTCCCCGGGATGACACACACTCAAAAACATCATGGTGTTCAGCCTTACAATCAGTGTATTCAATGCCAGTCATTACTTTCGCTACTAACTCTGTAGCATCAGTGAATATGATAAACCGTAAGGCCGGTCATTCACATGACATTTCTAATGTCCAACAATGTGATTGTCTATCCAACTATCACCATTAACAACTAAACTGACCAAACAaggccatgatttccaaaaacagcgccttgtttagatataattgtaaaagaaagtatgcagaggaaaactctgtttaaagggattctatcattgagaaaactcagttttaactaagtatatatttacatagcctttagaaaggctattccagacataccttttgtttagtaatcctctcagctgtttttgaattagcccacttttattgaaatgctaattagcctccagtgtgcacccggaagttcactgagcactgtctgctgtgtgtacatagGGGGAGGTGaatgcagggaggctgatgagtcattatcattagcagcctccctgctctcacctcccctctgtttacacacagcacacagtgctcattgaacttctggagtgcaccttgctggctaattagcatatcaataaaagcagctaattcaaaaatggctgggagcattaacaaattaaaggtatgtgtggaatagcctttctaaaggctatgcaaatatttgCTTAGTTAAAgattagttttcccaatgatagaatccctttaaagtgctgctggaagaaccgtgatgcattgccgctgctgtttttcccgcagtgatTTACTGCTGCGGAAtgtcacatggggccttagccttaatctttcCAGCCTTGTTGGAATAAATAAAGCCCTTCTTTAGCGTGTTCAGCCATCATATGATACTTTACTTCTACACTTGCTTCAAGGTACAAAAACAAATTGCTGGTCTCTGAAAGGCTTGCTCATAGACACTAGTGCTTTATCCCTTCCAACTGGCTCCATGAAAGAGAGAGGTTATCTTGAGCAGCAGTGTTGTTAACATTATAGAGTCATGTAAATATGCTTGAAGTGCTGATTTCGGCACAGGTACTGGAGGTTGCTGAATCCTGCTCTAGAGCTACACCCCAAGGTTTCCAGTTCCCTGTTACAGATAACTATGATTTGATTATTATTTGTTTTCCAGATACAAACGGTTTCCAAAAAAGTTCCAGCACCCCCTTCACCTCTGGATCTAATAAGACCAATTAATACTAGTGGACTACTTGTTAATGGATCTCAATCTAATTCTTCTGTGGCTGAAACTTCTGGGCCTACCATGGTGACGCAAAAGAAACTGGAGTTTAAGGGAGGGATGAATGTTCTTGGTAACAGAAAATTTTGTATTAACATGTGTATGACTGTTGAAGAGGCTCATTATTAAATTTATGCTACCGGGGGATGTCCTGTAACTGCAAATAGATTAGAGAAGGAAGGTACTAAGGTACAGACATTTAAAGACAGATAAGTTCACATGACTTTCTTACATTTTAAAatataaacaaacatgatggaagtttTTTTACAATGGGGTGAATACAGATGGCCGAGGCTCCGTCTGTATCAGTCATTCTATTGCCATTTAAGTTCATTTCTCTCATCTTATGATGGATTAGAGCAATGGATGCATACAATTTTCAAAAGTGATTCTTTATATGAAAATGTTGTATTATATTGTAATTTTAAGACACACAGTAGTCACACTGCATCAGTACATTTCAAGGTAAATAGATGTTTCAAGATAAATAGAAATTTCCAAatgtgcagttattttgtctttgCTCAAAGAGATATACaatctagggcaggggtgcccaatacgtcgatcgcaatctactggtagatctcaaaggacgtatgggtcgatcgcgggatgcagggatccccggtgtctgcttgttcacaatgcaggctgagagtcatctccagacttaggcaggcggggctgccgcagcccctgcctgccagtgtccagagataactctcagcctgtgctgtgaagaagcagacagcggggatccctgggcagccacagaacgccgctgtctgatgctgtcacgatccgcctggccccgcccacatgcccgaccccgcccacagacaggcccgccccggccccgccctagtagatcttttgacttggtcagctaataaagtagctcacacgctgaaaaagtgtgagcacccctgatctagggtATAATTTGTAGTTGCTTGTTCTAGGGGCGGTGAATACTTCATATAAATGTTTTGAACAgtctttatgtatttttttttcaatagagcagtcttagggcccattcccacggagtaaatgtgcgctcattttggcaaaacacacgtgtaaaaaatatacatgtaaaaataaaactcccattgacttcaatgacattttttttacatgtgtaaaaaaaacacgtcaaaatacacgtcaaaatgtattttttacacatgtattttgccaaaatacactcttgtttactccgtgtgaatgggcccttaagcTGTACAGCACTACATTAGTCACCCTCTCCTGACATCTGCTGCTCAGGAGCTGAGGAGCCACCAGGTCTCCACTATATGATACAGCGGAGACTCAGAAGGAATATCCCATGATTGGAGCCCGCGGGTATTAACCCTTTAATTATGGCTcctaaagtaaaagaaaaaaaaaaagtcccccacgggagcctgcacacagggcttacgctcgctcattctgaacgtaaaactcgttcagagtgagcggcgtaaaaaacagatcccattgacttgaatgggggcCGGCATActcacgtatcacattgaagcaataggtaaaaaaaagcctcccattggtttcaatggggaaCACGCATAtgtcggcacccattcaagtcaatgggatctgttttttatgccgttcactctgaacgagttttacgttcagaatgagcgagcgtaaactccgtgtgcaggctccctaccAGTAAAGCCTGTGCCGACTTTTCTTCTACTGATTCTTCTACTGGTATGGCTCCTGTGAAGCTTGCCTAGGggagcttttttaaaaaaaaaaatgtttttttttgtttttttgttttttttttttaaatctaagtgGCCAAATTACCATTTTTTATAAATAATTTCATCTCccataaataatgaaataaaagtacatctggccctacaAAGAGACGCCCTATGCATTCTTATACATGGggaatgtataaaaaaaagttacggttgTGGAAAGGCcaagaaatatttttttgcaaaatattgTACTTTTTAAATgggtaattttggctgcacagtgaagctGGAAGGAATGCTGCAAAAACATAAATCTTCTCCAATTCCATCTCATTCCAAATTTTTTACTACTTCCCTGGAATGTATGGAATGTGTATGTAATATTAAATGGCATCATTACAAAGtgtaatttgtcccgcaaacattaagccctcatatggctcagtgaataggaaaataaaaaatgctatGGCTTTTGGAAAACAGGGAGTCAACAAAGGGTTAAAGAGATTGTCTGTGATTAGAAAAGAATGTTtagttttttaaaagaaaaaacagtGATACTTTTGACCATGGACTCTGGTTAGGTATTGCAGCACCACCTAATATGTCTGGATGGGTTTTAGCTGCCAAACCAGACATTGTCCAGACAATGTGGGATTGGCTGAAACCTGAATCCAAAAGGATTACAGCACTAACATGCAAGCAATGAATCTAATGAATGGTTATGTATGATATTCTTTGGTTGTGGTACCTCTGACCTCTGATCTTTATTCCATTCTGCTTAGGGCTAATTGGCTTCTTTATAGCATTTGGGATTTCCATGGGAAAGATGGGAGACCAAGCCAAGTTAATGGCTGATTTTTTCAACATACTCAACGAGATCATTATGAGGCTGGTCAGCATGATTATGTGGTAAGATTAATGTTTGGTGCCATAATTTGTTTCTTTGTGGTTTATTGAGTAACTAACTTCTAAACTATCAAACAAAAGAATTAAGTAATTCATGACCTGTAACCTTTGATTTGTGTTTTAGGCTGAGTGAGGTTATTCAGAAATAAATACAGAATTTAATAAGGAGAAATTAACACTACCTATTTATATGCTATCAAACTAGcggggtaattttttttttttttgagggggggggataAACGCATGCATTTCTTTCAACTATATTGGTGTCAGAAGCACATCGATACAATTGATATgcttggtagagcaggaagccatgaAGGCCATATTTTTGCTGGTATCtctgaacagtagaacaatgtatTACAACTCCAAACTTTgttaaatcttcctgaaggtcttttgcagtcaagtgGGGGTTCTGATTTGCCACTCTGGCAATCCTATGAGCAGTTGTCTCAGAAATTTTTCTTGGTCCTCCagaccttatcttgacctccaTTATTCCTGTAATTgccatttcttaattacatttgAAACTGAGGAAAGGGCAACTAGAAAACACTTTACCTTCTTATAGCCTTCTACTGCTTAGAAGATCCCATGGCTGATGTTTTTTGGCACAAGGTTAGATGAGGCTGGGTATCTATAAAGCTTTAATATTTGCATCATTTGGCCTTTCCTAACAATGATAGTAAACAAGCCATAACCCTAACTGGTCtgagaccttggtcaaagttTTCTGAACACTCAATAGACAAGTGTGTTTAATCTTTAACTTTGTACCTTTTAAAGTTAATTTAatttcatcttcaacttgcttaattGTTcttaacagtcattttgaccagaggtgtccaaacttttgcatgccactgtatgtaggggagatAATTTGTAAGAGGAACATTATTTATAAAAGATGGTTGTTTGGGGGAATTACAGTATAAATATATGGAGTGTTGGAGACGGTAATTATTTCACAGGGCATAACATAAGGGGGAATTTGGGCAGCAccagctcatttttatttatAATCAATCCtcaggataaatcatcaataagagatcaaagGTTAAGACAATTAGATCCCCattgatcagttgtttgaaggggCCATGACGTACAGGCCTATCTGTTTATATTGAACGTTGCCTGTTTTATAGTGAGTATGTGAAATAAGCACAGCAGTATTTCTCAACTTTTTCAGTCTCAGTGGACCCTCTACTAAATCATTTTTaccagaagacaaaaaaaaaactagcgtttagatgtggtttttttttttttttgtttttttttttagcacagtttgtgacattacatctggaacatacatttgtttcacttgtaaatatagaaaacctcaccaaaaaaacCATATCAAAACTGTATGCATTTTTTAGCAGGCATTAGTAGCTGATGCCTGAATGATCAAGCAGAAGGGACGTGCAGCCATTTCCCCACCGGATTGTCATGGCACCTCTGAGGGGTCTCCATGCTACCCCTGGGTGCATCTGCACCCTGGATGGGCATCGCTGAACTACAGTCTTGTTATTTAGAAGTGTATGGgacaaggctgtagttacattacatagcCTCTtcatatatattcatataaataTTATGATGTAAACACAGAAGGAGCCATAGTACTTGCACAAGTCATGTGGTccccttcaaacaactgatcagcaTGGGTTCCCGTTGTCAGAACTCCGCTGAAGAGTTGCCAAGGATGTCTGTGTTGttaactttacagagacaagtcaggTAAGATGAGGTTAAGACTTGTGGAGGCTACTAGGAAAATATTACCAATACATTATAGGAGGTAGCTGAAGGTTAGACAGTAAGTACAGTAAAAAATAATATTGTCCAACTAAAATATAATAAgatattaaaaaatacaattgCAATCTAAAATCTATCACATTGAACTCAAACAGTAGTAAGATGTAGTATGAAAAGTTACCTATTAAAGTCTCCAAATAGCAGTCTCAAGCAATGCACAAACAATATGGTTATTCTGTATAATGATGATGAAATACTAgtgattattacattattatacttTGCTCATATATTTTTAGGTACTCCCCACTTGGAATTGCATCTCTTATCTGTGGGAAGATTGCAGGCATCAAAGATCTAGAAACTGTGGCCCGGCAGCTTGGAATGTACATGGTTACAGTAATTGTGGGTCTAGTGATCCATGGAGGAATGATCTTACCACTGATATTTTTCTCGATTAccaggaaaaatccctttaagttttatggTGGTATATTTCAGGCCTGGATCACTGCCCTAGGCACAGCCTCTAGGTGAGTGACAAAATCTCAAAATAGCAAAGATCCAAAAGCTCATACCATTACATACACATTTGTGAATCATGAAGCCTTTATTCTTTAAACAACAAAACTTATAGGAACATTGATACACTATTATAAAGGGGCCAAATGTCAACTGTTCTCTGAATCTCTTTTGTCATGCCCCTCTGGCCCAGAGTGGCCCTATAACAGTAGATGTCTATACTTGGCAATGTTTCTATTCCTCGTACTGTATACAAATTCTACTTATAGTTGTACTGTGTTGTATACATAGAAACTACAGACCTATATTTCATGTCTCCTAATAGTCACGTAAGAAGGTTCCCAAATGATTGACATCTGTCTGATATGATTATTGAACACAGATCTATAACCCAGGAAATGTCTAACTATATGTCCTTTTAAGACTATAGTCCCACAGGACCACCCGCAGCTAtagagcgctgcgggaaaaaacccagtggcaacgcatcatggttcttcccgcagccatttaaacagaaagttcacagagttttcctctgtggactttctgtttcaattatatctatggggaaaccgctggtgtttccgtagatataattcacatgttgcaatttccaaaaccgcgccagttttggaaattggagtCTGTCCAAaccgtggtttttactgcaaagtgggcatgggatttgcaagaatcccatcctctttgcagtaACTGTAAAGCATCGTAATTTTTTCCCACTGCAtttccgccatgggcaaatcgCCCCGGCCTAAAATGGATTATCATGAGGCTCATGTTATGTTGCGACTGCTGAATCTGAAGCCTACAATTAGGATTATTAGCATACATCCATGTAGCTTTGTTCTCTTCTTGAAAATATATTGCCAGGGTTGCAAGTAACCCGTAATTCTATAAAAATTCAGTTTCCAGGACTATTGACTTTCTTAAGTAATATGTAagtaataaaagtaaataaaagtaagTGTCGCATATGTAAGGGTTTCTGTGGTTCTATTTTTGCTATTCTAGTGCTGGCACACTTCCTGTCACTTTCCGCTGCTTAGAAGAGAACCTGAAAATTGACAAGCGGGTAACACGGTTTGTTCTGCCCATTGGCGCGACTATTAACATGGATGGCACAGCACTATATGAAGCAGTAGCAGCCATCTTTATAGCTCAGATGAATGGTGTGTCCTTGGATGCTGGTCAGATAGCAACAGTGAGGTAACTTGCACCTGTAGTATTGAAATGGATGTATGTGATAGAAGTGAATGACACTTTATATTAATTTTACATATTTTCTTTTGTGCTCCTTGTAGTCTCACAGCTACATTAGCCAGTGTGGGGGCAGCTAGTATCCCTAGTGCCGGCCTTGTCACCATGCTCCTCATCCTAACCGCTGTTGGCCTACCAACTCAGGACATCAGTTTACTGATCGCAGTGGATTGGTTATTGTaagtaaaggtttttttttttttaattcctataAATCATGCATTTTTAATGCAGATATGAGTATTGGTTATTTGAGGTTGTCCTGTGAATCACTCCTTAAACGGGGGTGACATATGGAAATCTTTCCTGAAAATGATGTTTCCGGGAAGTTTTCCTGCCTTTTTAGGTACATTATAGTTGCGGCTTAAAAGCTCCCacaaatatacatatactatatccaCGTTAGATTTCTGGCTATGACAAAATCCGTAGTGCTAATAGATTAAACGACTTAAAGTTGTTCAGTTTTACAAGAATAATATGTGCCATGATTGGACGGATGGGAGTTCCACCTAAAACATGTTTGGGTTGCTAACCAGCCA contains:
- the LOC142210777 gene encoding excitatory amino acid transporter 2-like, encoding MTNHIEVPISDGHHMSLEEFPKPCWTKHCSWFRRNLLLILTIAGVIFGSLFGCLLRLLPPLDGNILILISFPGDILMRMLKMLILPLIISSLISGLAGLDAKSSGRMGTRAMVYYMSTTVLAALLGVILVLSIHPGNPKLKKQVSITTKNEEVSSIDAFLDLIRNLFPENLVQACFQQIQTVSKKVPAPPSPLDLIRPINTSGLLVNGSQSNSSVAETSGPTMVTQKKLEFKGGMNVLGLIGFFIAFGISMGKMGDQAKLMADFFNILNEIIMRLVSMIMWYSPLGIASLICGKIAGIKDLETVARQLGMYMVTVIVGLVIHGGMILPLIFFSITRKNPFKFYGGIFQAWITALGTASSAGTLPVTFRCLEENLKIDKRVTRFVLPIGATINMDGTALYEAVAAIFIAQMNGVSLDAGQIATVSLTATLASVGAASIPSAGLVTMLLILTAVGLPTQDISLLIAVDWLLDRMRTSINVVGDSFGAGIIYHLSKGELAAIDAKHDTKDGTDMVKLHMMNHEGIKKPVREGVTTPPFSGYASLPTDEYEVQVEPSLHL